DNA from Frateuria edaphi:
GCGGCATCCGGACACGCCTGGCGTCGCGCGTCCTGTTCCGGCCTATACTGAGGCAATGATAGGCATTCTCAACAAGGCAGCCGCGTCGATGCTGGCCTTCGCGCTGCTGGCGGGCGGGTGTCCCGCCCTCGCCCGGGCCCAGTCGGCGGGCTCCGCCGCAGCCGCCGTCCCGGCATCGCCAGAGGTCAGCCAGACCTGGCAGATGCTCGACTACCTGGCCACCGACTACGCCGGCGCGGTGCACGACGGCCACGTGGTCAGCGCCTCCGAATATGCCGAGATGCGGGAATTCGCCGCCACGGTGCGCCAGCGCCTGGCGCAGCTGCCGCCGCGCCCGGGCTCGCCGGCGCTGCAGGCGCAGGCCGCGCAACTGGTGCAGCTGATCGACGCCAAAGCCGCCACGGCCGACGTGGCGCGCCAGGCCCACGGGTTGGCGGACGCGCTGCTGGCTGCCTATCCGGTGCCCACGGCGCCCGCGCACCTGCCCGACCTCGCCCGCGGCGCGGCGATGTACCAGCAGACCTGCGCCGCGTGCCACGGCGCCACCGGCCAGGGCAACGGCCCCGCGGCCGCGGCGCTCGAGCCACCGCCGATCGACTTCACCGACCGCACGCGCGCCGACCAGCGCAGCGTGTTGTCGCTGTACGAGGCCATCAGCCAGGGCGTCAAGGGCACGGCGATGACCGCCTATGCCGAACAGTTGTCGGTCGACGATCGCTGGTCGCTCGCCTACTACGTCGGTTCGCTGGCCTACGCGCACCGCGCGGGCGAAGGTGTGCGGGCGTGGAAGGACAACGCCCTGGCACACCAGCGACTGGGCAACCTGGAAGAGCTTTCCCGCGCCCGCGTGGCGGACCTGTCGCCTGCACTGGGCGAGCAGCAGGCGCGGGCCATCCTCGGTTACCTGCGCGCCTATCCGCATGCGTTGCCCAAGTCCCGTTCCGGCCTGGCGCTGGCGCGCGAGAAACTGGCCGCCAGCCTCATCGCGTGGCAACAGGGAAATCATGACGAAGCGGAGCGCCTGGCACTCTCGGCGTATCTCGATGGCGTGGAACCGGTCGAGCCGCAACTGGACGCGCGAAACGCGGCACTGCGCTCGCAACTGGAAACGGCGATGGGCGTCTACCGCACCGCGGTGGCCAGCGGAGGGGCAGACGTCGTGGCGAACCAGCAGGCCGCCGACGCGCTGCTGCAGCGTGCCCAGGCCGTCCTCGCCGGCGGTTCGGCCGACGCCGCCTCGGCCTTCCTCGGCGCCTGGACCATCTTGGTGCGCGAGGGGCTGGAGGCGCTGCTGGTCGTCGTCGCCCTGCTCGCCTTCCTGCGCAAGGCCGAGCGCCCGGCGATGCTGCGCTACGTGCATGCCGGCTGGAGCCTGGCGTTGCTGGCGGGCCTGGCCACCTGGGCGGTGGCGAGCTACGCGGTGGCGATCAGCGGCGCGGGACGCGAACTCACCGAAGGTCTGTCCTCGCTGTTCGCCGCCGCCGTGCTGCTGTGCGTGGGGCTATGGATGCACCGCAAGAGCGTGGGCGGGCGCTGGCAGGCGTACCTCAAGGCCAAGATGGCCGCCACCCTCGATCGCTCGGCCTGGTTCCTGTTCGGCCTGGCCTTTCTCTCGGTCTACCGCGAAGTGTTCGAGACGATCCTGTTCTACGTGGCGATGTGGAAC
Protein-coding regions in this window:
- a CDS encoding cytochrome c/FTR1 family iron permease, producing the protein MIGILNKAAASMLAFALLAGGCPALARAQSAGSAAAAVPASPEVSQTWQMLDYLATDYAGAVHDGHVVSASEYAEMREFAATVRQRLAQLPPRPGSPALQAQAAQLVQLIDAKAATADVARQAHGLADALLAAYPVPTAPAHLPDLARGAAMYQQTCAACHGATGQGNGPAAAALEPPPIDFTDRTRADQRSVLSLYEAISQGVKGTAMTAYAEQLSVDDRWSLAYYVGSLAYAHRAGEGVRAWKDNALAHQRLGNLEELSRARVADLSPALGEQQARAILGYLRAYPHALPKSRSGLALAREKLAASLIAWQQGNHDEAERLALSAYLDGVEPVEPQLDARNAALRSQLETAMGVYRTAVASGGADVVANQQAADALLQRAQAVLAGGSADAASAFLGAWTILVREGLEALLVVVALLAFLRKAERPAMLRYVHAGWSLALLAGLATWAVASYAVAISGAGRELTEGLSSLFAAAVLLCVGLWMHRKSVGGRWQAYLKAKMAATLDRSAWFLFGLAFLSVYREVFETILFYVAMWNEGPRMWLLGGIGTGALTLVAIAWLLLRTSRRLPLGKFFSASSALIALLAVVLTGKGIAALQEAGWIGVHVAPLPRIELLGIYPTWQSISAQAVVALVLAAGYAVNLRRVPG